The following are encoded together in the Cytobacillus luteolus genome:
- the sigB gene encoding RNA polymerase sigma factor SigB → MMQQTEPYPRSKEEIYEFIKEFQVDGSRKAQRVLVERYKNLVQKLARKYSKGRESHEDIVQVGLIGLLGAIRRYDGSYGKSFEAFAIPTIVGEIKRFLRDKTWSVHVPRRIKELGPKIKKTVDELTPKLRRTPKAKEIADYLQVPEKEVLEAMEMSKSYNALSMDHSLEVDSEGSAVTLMDVVGNPEKGYERVNQRLTLKKALQVLNEREYHVITYLFHNDMNQKEAGKKLGISQMHVSRIRRKALSKLREEIVTAS, encoded by the coding sequence ATTATGCAACAGACTGAACCATACCCCAGGAGTAAAGAGGAGATTTACGAGTTTATTAAGGAGTTTCAAGTAGATGGGTCAAGAAAAGCCCAGCGAGTGTTGGTAGAACGTTATAAGAATTTAGTGCAAAAGCTTGCAAGGAAATACTCTAAAGGTCGAGAGTCACATGAAGATATTGTACAAGTTGGATTAATTGGTTTACTTGGTGCAATCCGTCGATATGATGGGTCGTATGGGAAAAGCTTTGAAGCATTTGCCATTCCCACAATTGTGGGAGAAATAAAACGTTTCCTACGTGATAAAACGTGGAGTGTGCATGTTCCTAGAAGAATAAAAGAACTAGGACCAAAAATAAAAAAGACTGTTGATGAATTAACCCCAAAACTTCGCCGAACACCAAAGGCAAAAGAAATTGCCGATTACTTACAAGTACCTGAAAAAGAAGTCCTTGAAGCTATGGAAATGAGTAAAAGCTATAATGCTCTATCAATGGACCACTCATTAGAGGTGGATTCCGAGGGAAGTGCTGTTACTTTAATGGATGTAGTCGGGAACCCAGAAAAAGGGTATGAAAGAGTTAATCAGCGTTTAACCCTCAAAAAAGCTCTTCAAGTACTAAATGAACGTGAATATCACGTCATAACCTACCTATTTCATAATGATATGAACCAAAAAGAAGCTGGGAAAAAGCTTGGTATTTCTCAAATGCACGTATCTCGTATTAGACGTAAGGCATTAAGTAAACTTCGTGAAGAAATAGTAACCGCCTCCTAA